One Planktothrix sp. FACHB-1365 genomic window carries:
- a CDS encoding type II toxin-antitoxin system HicB family antitoxin produces the protein MKSIKIIVEKHSDGYIAYPLGIKGVVVGEGETYQDALVDVNSAIRCHIEMFGEEVLEKQSAILDAFIAEVSV, from the coding sequence ATGAAATCTATTAAAATTATTGTTGAAAAACATTCTGATGGTTATATTGCTTATCCTTTAGGAATTAAAGGTGTTGTTGTTGGGGAAGGAGAGACGTATCAAGATGCTTTAGTCGATGTTAATTCTGCAATTCGTTGTCATATTGAAATGTTTGGCGAGGAGGTTTTAGAAAAACAATCAGCTATCTTAGATGCTTTCATTGCTGAAGTGAGTGTTTAA
- a CDS encoding DUF29 family protein, protein MSQELMDLKQSIIEGRYDDALAIIDEWEWMSKEQILQKIESFLVRLLVHLIKNQVEQRLTNSWVASIRDSILKIQRLNLKPNKTSYYIKINEWDNDLENAFKDAIFEASVEVQAGIYKPNQLRQMVDKVEVINTAKRLISLTYNYSTEGLRDVIDDEFCNLPGGEDWNQK, encoded by the coding sequence ATGAGTCAAGAATTAATGGATTTAAAACAAAGTATTATAGAAGGTCGATATGACGATGCTTTAGCGATCATAGATGAATGGGAATGGATGAGTAAAGAGCAAATTTTACAAAAAATTGAAAGTTTTTTAGTCCGGTTATTAGTGCATTTAATTAAAAATCAAGTCGAACAACGTCTAACCAATTCTTGGGTGGCTTCTATTAGAGATTCTATCTTAAAAATCCAACGATTGAATCTTAAGCCTAATAAAACATCTTATTATATTAAAATTAATGAGTGGGATAATGATTTAGAAAATGCCTTTAAAGATGCTATCTTTGAAGCTAGTGTGGAAGTACAAGCAGGGATTTATAAGCCGAATCAATTACGTCAAATGGTCGATAAAGTTGAGGTGATCAATACAGCGAAAAGATTAATTTCTTTGACCTATAATTATTCCACTGAAGGTTTGCGAGATGTGATTGATGATGAGTTTTGCAACTTACCTGGGGGTGAGGATTGGAATCAAAAGTAA
- a CDS encoding type II toxin-antitoxin system Phd/YefM family antitoxin, with protein MKTIELSTASQSLSAYAEEFSQETIVLTVNGKAVAAVVSLEGVDPESLVLSTNQEFLEIIQNSRNEFKSKKTLSLEDIKKEFIH; from the coding sequence ATGAAAACGATTGAACTTTCAACAGCATCCCAATCTTTATCAGCTTATGCTGAAGAATTTAGTCAGGAAACCATTGTTTTAACAGTTAATGGAAAAGCCGTTGCAGCCGTTGTTTCTTTAGAAGGAGTTGATCCTGAATCTTTAGTATTAAGTACGAATCAAGAATTTTTAGAAATTATTCAAAATTCCAGAAATGAGTTTAAATCGAAAAAAACCCTATCACTTGAAGACATTAAAAAAGAATTTATTCACTAG